A region from the Candidatus Gracilibacteria bacterium genome encodes:
- a CDS encoding glycosyltransferase family 4 protein — protein MKPLKILIFAAFYHPFRGGYVESIHGLARALVQKGHSITIVTPFYKEAPATEFMDGVEIIRLPSWHILNRTYPLIIPNLRTFRILKKLWKRPFDIVSTQTRFFVTSFLGTFFALTRRLPLIHTERGAFHSIVPNRIINGISQCIDHTLGFIVVRCAKHNVGVSQAACDFLNHLHARKISRIPNGINLIPLLSKEEKNKLREKWGFKPHDLILLFVGHLIYAKGLQDVFAILTDLISLKPNLKLAVVADGPYRKFLEVLAQNLNIQKHIVFLGTLKAKEVMECLQMADVLVNPSHSEGLPRSVLEAAAAGLPIVASDVGGTREIILHGKTGFLFPSQDKNSMKSHLRKIFKDEQLALSLGQNARDHIQSFNWPQIVQSYEDLFQELLKK, from the coding sequence ATGAAACCTCTCAAAATTCTTATTTTTGCCGCTTTTTATCATCCGTTTCGCGGAGGCTATGTTGAAAGTATTCATGGGTTGGCACGAGCATTGGTACAAAAAGGACATTCGATAACAATCGTTACCCCTTTTTACAAAGAGGCTCCGGCGACTGAGTTCATGGATGGAGTAGAGATTATTCGACTCCCTTCTTGGCATATTTTAAATCGTACTTACCCTTTAATTATTCCCAATTTAAGAACTTTTCGTATTCTTAAAAAATTATGGAAACGGCCTTTTGATATTGTGAGCACTCAAACTCGTTTTTTCGTAACTTCATTTTTAGGAACATTTTTTGCCCTTACAAGGCGTTTGCCCCTTATTCATACGGAGCGTGGAGCTTTTCATAGCATCGTTCCCAATCGTATCATCAACGGGATCAGTCAATGTATTGATCATACTCTGGGATTTATTGTGGTCCGATGCGCAAAGCATAATGTTGGGGTTTCGCAAGCGGCGTGTGATTTTTTAAACCATTTACACGCTCGAAAAATTTCCAGAATTCCAAACGGAATCAATCTCATCCCTCTTTTATCAAAAGAAGAAAAAAATAAATTGAGAGAAAAATGGGGTTTTAAGCCCCATGATTTAATTTTACTTTTTGTGGGACATTTGATTTATGCCAAGGGACTCCAAGATGTATTTGCTATTCTTACGGATTTAATTTCTTTAAAACCCAACCTTAAATTGGCGGTGGTAGCAGACGGTCCTTATCGAAAATTTTTAGAAGTCTTGGCTCAAAATTTGAATATTCAAAAACATATTGTCTTTTTGGGGACACTGAAAGCCAAAGAAGTTATGGAATGCTTACAAATGGCAGATGTCCTTGTGAATCCCTCTCATTCCGAAGGCCTCCCTCGTTCTGTCCTTGAAGCCGCGGCCGCAGGTCTCCCTATTGTTGCAAGCGATGTGGGAGGCACTCGTGAAATTATTTTACACGGGAAAACCGGATTTTTATTTCCTTCGCAAGATAAGAATTCCATGAAAAGCCATCTCCGGAAAATTTTTAAAGATGAACAATTAGCACTTTCATTAGGGCAAAATGCACGTGATCATATCCAATCTTTCAATTGGCCCCAAATTGTTCAATCTTACGAAGATTTATTCCAAGAATTATTAAAAAAATAA
- a CDS encoding DUF362 domain-containing protein, with the protein MENNTLNPRVALIWTDKAYPEFPYDENSALHKALKDLFKALGVPPENPFKDSIKPGETALIKPNWVMHTHPNEKNLDCLISHTSLIRYLIDFLAKAMQGQGTIVLGDSPLQSCDLPKLLDRSHIHEVLTNARQQYPQIQFVIEDWRLTHYKNKPIPLDDFGNIQSSKHQIIDLKQKSFLEDIRDYSNQFRITCYKPSLLKKHHAPGKHEYFIANRVFDADFIINLPKMKTHIKAGLTGALKNLIGINGHKEYLPHHIKGPYFKGGDNYLMPNKIREYHENVYDYFWEHSSEMSSLKRNLFSFWLNVLLVLSFILGKEIISAGQWRCNETIWRTTLDLNQILYFFGPKRPRKILTILDGIIAGERQGPLCPQAKKIGVLIGGENPAHVDAIAAQLMGYNVSRIPTVYHALYHRNSCFGGTSLEELSIFSNTQGPELSKISFFDLPNLHFQKPLFWVGASLNDKD; encoded by the coding sequence ATGGAAAATAACACTCTTAATCCTCGTGTGGCCCTTATTTGGACGGACAAAGCTTACCCTGAGTTTCCTTATGATGAAAACTCCGCTTTACATAAAGCACTTAAAGACCTTTTTAAGGCCTTAGGGGTGCCCCCTGAAAATCCATTTAAAGACTCTATTAAGCCCGGGGAAACGGCGCTCATCAAGCCCAATTGGGTCATGCATACCCATCCTAACGAAAAAAATCTTGATTGTTTGATTTCGCATACTTCTTTGATTCGATATCTTATCGATTTTTTAGCAAAAGCCATGCAGGGGCAAGGAACGATTGTTTTAGGAGATTCTCCTTTACAATCCTGTGATTTACCTAAACTTCTTGACCGAAGCCATATCCATGAAGTTTTAACAAATGCTCGCCAACAATACCCTCAAATTCAATTTGTTATTGAGGACTGGCGTCTCACCCATTATAAAAATAAACCAATCCCTCTGGATGATTTTGGGAACATACAATCCTCAAAACATCAAATCATTGATCTTAAACAAAAAAGTTTTTTAGAAGACATTCGTGATTATTCCAATCAATTTCGTATCACTTGTTATAAACCGAGTTTATTGAAAAAACATCATGCCCCCGGTAAACACGAATATTTTATTGCAAATCGAGTTTTTGATGCGGACTTCATTATCAATCTTCCCAAAATGAAAACTCATATCAAGGCGGGTTTGACAGGAGCTCTTAAAAATCTAATCGGAATCAATGGACATAAAGAATATTTACCTCATCACATTAAGGGGCCTTATTTTAAAGGTGGAGATAATTATTTAATGCCCAATAAAATCCGCGAATATCATGAAAATGTTTATGATTATTTTTGGGAACATTCCAGTGAAATGAGTTCACTGAAAAGAAATTTATTTTCTTTCTGGCTTAATGTTTTATTGGTCCTTTCTTTTATCCTCGGGAAAGAAATTATCTCCGCCGGACAATGGCGATGCAATGAAACCATTTGGCGCACCACGTTGGATCTCAATCAAATTTTATATTTTTTCGGCCCAAAACGTCCTCGAAAAATCCTTACTATTTTGGACGGAATCATTGCCGGCGAAAGGCAGGGGCCACTTTGCCCTCAAGCCAAAAAAATAGGCGTCTTGATCGGGGGGGAAAATCCAGCTCATGTGGATGCAATTGCAGCACAATTGATGGGTTACAATGTTTCACGAATCCCAACGGTTTATCATGCTCTTTATCATCGCAATTCTTGTTTTGGAGGAACATCGCTTGAAGAATTGTCTATTTTTTCAAATACCCAAGGACCTGAATTGAGTAAAATTTCATTTTTCGATCTTCCGAATCTTCATTTCCAAAAGCCCCTATTTTGGGTCGGGGCCTCCCTCAATGATAAAGACTAA
- a CDS encoding phenylacetate--CoA ligase family protein: MLRSTLYYFLLRHLKYPHWEKDYADIVADYSRLNADFLPEILEHTVRHVPFYQNLLGKNDPRKILLENFPILTKNLLRKEWHSFKSTLKKRPGTCLNSSGGATGIPQTFIQDREFYEWGLATSAFYFRQFLKIDEAKVSKVMLWGSERDLFKQNNFQIHFANWCTQLTAFNSFKMSPKEWEHCLDTINTRRPYFIKGYAGSLYELACFIESQKRLVWKPHFIYAAAETLHLFMREKIEKVFKTKVYDFYGSREVGTMAGECHLGAKHIFTFNNFLEVVNADNQPVKVGEEGRILVTTLHNYSMPLIRYEIGDTAILGESCPCGNSLPTLERITGRTTDHFKNKKGDIIHGEYFTHLFYFREWVKTFQVLQEKLDKITLFVVLNPINHGPTPTETQDIEGKIRLVMGGDCMLTWSYVSEVPKTPQGKHLFTRSLIHGK; the protein is encoded by the coding sequence ATGCTCCGTAGCACTTTATATTATTTTCTCTTACGACATCTTAAATATCCTCATTGGGAAAAAGATTATGCCGATATTGTGGCCGATTATTCACGGCTAAATGCGGACTTCCTTCCCGAAATTCTTGAGCATACGGTGCGCCATGTGCCTTTTTATCAAAATCTATTAGGAAAAAATGATCCTCGAAAAATTCTTTTAGAAAACTTCCCCATTCTTACGAAAAATCTTTTACGTAAAGAGTGGCATTCTTTTAAATCCACTTTAAAAAAGCGCCCAGGCACTTGCTTGAATAGTTCTGGAGGTGCTACCGGCATCCCCCAAACATTCATTCAAGATCGTGAATTTTATGAATGGGGACTTGCTACTTCCGCTTTTTATTTTCGTCAATTTTTAAAAATCGATGAAGCCAAAGTTTCAAAAGTAATGTTGTGGGGTTCCGAAAGAGATCTTTTTAAACAAAATAATTTCCAGATTCATTTCGCCAATTGGTGCACTCAACTGACCGCGTTTAATTCTTTCAAAATGTCCCCAAAAGAGTGGGAGCATTGTTTGGATACCATCAATACACGTCGCCCCTATTTTATTAAGGGATATGCGGGGTCCCTTTATGAGCTTGCCTGCTTTATTGAAAGTCAAAAACGATTGGTTTGGAAACCCCATTTCATTTATGCCGCGGCAGAGACTTTACATCTGTTTATGCGAGAAAAGATTGAAAAAGTTTTTAAAACAAAAGTATACGATTTCTATGGATCGCGTGAGGTTGGGACTATGGCGGGCGAATGTCATTTAGGAGCCAAGCATATCTTTACATTCAATAATTTCTTAGAAGTGGTGAATGCCGACAATCAACCTGTTAAAGTAGGCGAAGAAGGACGTATTCTCGTCACCACTCTCCATAATTATTCCATGCCGTTAATCCGATATGAGATTGGGGATACCGCTATTTTAGGGGAATCATGTCCTTGTGGGAACTCTCTCCCCACTTTAGAACGTATCACAGGCCGGACCACGGATCATTTTAAAAATAAAAAAGGAGATATTATTCATGGAGAGTATTTTACTCATCTTTTTTATTTCCGGGAATGGGTGAAAACGTTCCAAGTTCTTCAAGAGAAGTTGGATAAAATCACCTTATTCGTTGTACTCAATCCGATAAATCATGGGCCAACCCCAACCGAAACCCAAGACATTGAAGGAAAAATTAGACTTGTTATGGGTGGAGATTGTATGCTTACTTGGAGTTATGTTTCGGAGGTTCCAAAAACTCCCCAAGGAAAGCATCTTTTTACCCGCAGTCTTATTCATGGAAAATAA
- a CDS encoding NAD(P)-dependent oxidoreductase — protein sequence MIYHPLRICITGTKGFIGSHFLRHLSGNPNVEIFPFEGDLLCKNDLREFFDQHPNIDQIIHLVGIFEADFQRLLDINISTTYFLLNAAVHHKIPKIIYVSSGAVYGEPLGKASKEKDSLHPNTLYGLAKKMSEEIIFYHHRNFGLSYVILRFPNVYGPNNNKGVIYRFKTDIQKKKEITIHGDGSQLRNFLHVKDACLALEKSIFYPKSDVFNISNPKSVSLNEIVETLQKKEHFKVRYEPEDNSLRNLSLDIKKAQKKLHFSPTITELDL from the coding sequence ATGATTTACCATCCCCTTCGTATTTGCATCACTGGCACGAAAGGATTTATAGGATCCCATTTTTTACGTCATCTTTCAGGGAATCCTAATGTCGAAATTTTTCCTTTTGAGGGGGATCTTTTATGCAAAAATGATCTCCGAGAATTTTTTGATCAACATCCCAATATAGATCAAATTATCCATTTGGTTGGAATTTTTGAGGCGGATTTCCAGCGTTTATTGGATATTAATATTTCTACCACTTATTTTTTATTAAATGCAGCGGTTCACCATAAAATCCCCAAAATTATTTATGTCTCAAGTGGGGCTGTTTACGGAGAACCTCTTGGCAAGGCCTCAAAAGAAAAGGATTCTCTTCACCCCAATACTTTATATGGATTAGCGAAAAAAATGTCGGAAGAAATTATTTTTTATCATCACCGAAATTTTGGGCTTTCTTATGTCATTCTTCGATTCCCCAATGTGTATGGGCCCAATAACAATAAAGGGGTCATTTATCGATTTAAAACCGATATTCAGAAAAAGAAAGAAATTACAATTCATGGGGATGGCTCCCAACTTAGGAATTTTCTCCATGTAAAAGACGCCTGTCTTGCTTTAGAAAAAAGCATTTTTTATCCAAAATCAGATGTTTTCAATATTTCCAATCCCAAAAGTGTTTCCTTGAATGAAATTGTTGAAACCCTTCAAAAAAAAGAGCATTTTAAGGTGCGCTACGAACCCGAAGACAATTCTTTGAGAAATTTATCTTTAGATATTAAAAAGGCTCAAAAAAAACTCCATTTTTCTCCAACAATCACTGAATTAGATCTTTAG
- a CDS encoding HAD family phosphatase → MIKAVLFDLDGVLVDATEWHYEALNKALGLFGYTINRTRHLDFYNGLPTRVKLRELTNEFGLPESLHQFIYEMKQIYTTDYIQRLCRPDFQKQLMFKNLKKVGLKIGVCSNSIRETLELMLKRSDLFESCDVIISNQDVKKNKPHPEMYLTGMAQLGIKPEETLIVEDSPHGIEAAQASGGKVVIVKGVHDVHIGLLEKYLTP, encoded by the coding sequence ATGATTAAAGCGGTCTTATTCGATCTCGACGGCGTCCTCGTGGATGCCACGGAATGGCATTATGAAGCGCTAAATAAAGCGCTTGGTCTTTTTGGTTACACGATCAATCGCACTCGACATCTCGATTTTTATAATGGTTTGCCTACGCGAGTGAAATTAAGAGAATTAACTAACGAATTTGGTTTACCCGAATCTCTCCATCAATTCATTTATGAGATGAAACAAATTTATACCACGGATTATATCCAACGATTGTGCCGTCCCGATTTTCAAAAACAATTGATGTTTAAAAACTTAAAAAAGGTTGGGCTTAAAATTGGGGTATGTTCCAATTCGATTCGAGAGACCCTAGAATTAATGCTAAAAAGAAGCGACCTTTTTGAGAGTTGTGATGTCATTATTTCAAATCAGGATGTCAAAAAAAATAAACCTCATCCTGAAATGTATCTCACGGGAATGGCTCAACTGGGCATTAAACCGGAAGAAACGTTGATTGTAGAAGATTCGCCCCATGGAATTGAAGCGGCTCAGGCCTCAGGGGGCAAAGTGGTTATTGTAAAAGGAGTTCATGATGTGCACATCGGCTTGCTTGAAAAATATCTAACCCCATAA
- a CDS encoding glycosyltransferase family 2 protein — MLNIVVPMAGRGTRFAEKGYTFPKPLIEVKGKPMIQVVIENLRPKTEHRFTFICQKEHYEKYALHELLNLLTPGCNIVTLEEFTQGAACTVLLAKEYINNDDELMLSNSDQYIETDINHFLEDARKAKVDGSIMTFPAMHPKWSFAKTDDQGHVVEVAEKKPISNHATVGVYYYQKGHDFVQGAEDMIRKDIRVNNEFYVCPVYNEMLLKDRKVKIYEIEANQMHGMGTPEDLVEFEKSETFLRF, encoded by the coding sequence ATGTTGAATATTGTTGTTCCTATGGCTGGACGAGGTACTCGTTTTGCGGAAAAAGGCTATACGTTCCCCAAGCCCCTCATTGAAGTGAAAGGGAAGCCCATGATTCAAGTGGTTATTGAAAATTTAAGACCAAAAACCGAACACCGCTTCACCTTTATTTGCCAAAAAGAACATTATGAAAAATACGCGCTTCATGAACTTTTAAATTTATTGACGCCAGGTTGTAACATTGTGACTTTGGAGGAATTCACTCAAGGTGCCGCTTGTACGGTTTTATTGGCGAAAGAATACATCAATAATGATGATGAATTAATGCTCTCCAATTCCGACCAATATATCGAGACCGATATCAATCATTTCCTTGAAGATGCTCGTAAGGCAAAGGTCGATGGATCTATCATGACCTTCCCTGCCATGCACCCCAAGTGGTCTTTTGCAAAGACAGACGATCAGGGACATGTGGTTGAAGTGGCTGAAAAAAAGCCCATCAGTAACCATGCCACGGTTGGAGTTTATTATTATCAAAAAGGACATGATTTTGTCCAAGGTGCGGAAGATATGATTCGAAAAGATATCCGGGTCAACAATGAGTTTTATGTGTGCCCGGTTTACAATGAAATGCTTTTAAAAGACAGAAAAGTTAAAATCTATGAAATTGAAGCGAACCAAATGCATGGGATGGGCACGCCCGAAGATCTTGTCGAGTTTGAAAAATCAGAAACTTTTCTTCGTTTTTAA
- a CDS encoding polysaccharide biosynthesis protein, with the protein MFNNKIVFISGGTGSWGGELIKQLLEQYSPKEVRIYSRGEHRQVEMKRTFHNHPSLRFIIGDVRDKNILSLAMKNVDYVFHLAALKHVPVCEENCWEAVLTNIYGTQNIIECAIANGVKKVIDISTDKAVDPFNLYGVTKSCGEKLIINANQNYISKTKFVCIRGGNVLGTNGSVLPLFKKQILEKNEITLTDPQMTRYLMSVKDAIHLVFEAVIHAQGGEIFVMRMPATKLKNIATVIVKLFGDKNTKCRIIGVRPGEKKHEVLVSKNESPRTKIYNDQYYVILPQYPCPELGKKYKHLKPIDSEEFNSLNARQLGNEEFMKMLRQEKEIFKSGFTIPFVFASLARKDL; encoded by the coding sequence ATGTTTAATAATAAAATCGTTTTTATTTCCGGTGGTACGGGTTCATGGGGAGGGGAATTGATAAAGCAACTTCTTGAACAATATTCCCCAAAAGAGGTTCGTATTTATTCTCGAGGAGAACACCGCCAAGTTGAAATGAAACGAACTTTTCACAATCATCCGTCCTTACGATTTATTATCGGAGATGTTCGGGATAAAAATATTCTTTCATTGGCGATGAAAAACGTGGATTACGTTTTTCATCTTGCCGCCTTAAAACATGTTCCTGTTTGCGAGGAAAATTGTTGGGAAGCCGTGCTTACTAATATTTATGGCACTCAAAACATCATTGAATGTGCCATTGCAAATGGGGTAAAAAAAGTCATTGATATCTCTACAGATAAAGCCGTAGATCCCTTTAATCTCTACGGGGTAACCAAGTCTTGTGGTGAAAAATTAATCATCAATGCGAATCAAAATTATATCAGTAAAACAAAATTTGTTTGTATTCGTGGAGGGAATGTCTTGGGAACCAATGGGAGCGTTCTCCCCCTATTTAAAAAGCAAATTTTAGAAAAGAATGAAATCACCCTTACGGATCCTCAAATGACCCGTTATTTGATGAGTGTTAAAGATGCCATTCATCTTGTTTTTGAAGCGGTCATCCATGCGCAGGGAGGAGAAATTTTTGTTATGCGTATGCCGGCGACAAAATTAAAAAACATTGCGACTGTAATAGTTAAATTATTTGGAGACAAAAATACAAAATGTAGAATTATAGGAGTTCGTCCAGGAGAAAAAAAACATGAAGTTTTAGTTTCTAAAAACGAATCCCCGCGTACTAAAATTTACAATGATCAATATTATGTGATTCTCCCTCAATACCCGTGCCCAGAATTGGGGAAAAAATATAAACACCTCAAACCCATCGATTCTGAGGAATTTAATTCTCTCAATGCTCGCCAACTTGGCAATGAGGAATTCATGAAAATGCTTCGGCAAGAAAAAGAAATTTTCAAATCATGATTTACCATCCCCTTCGTATTTGCATCACTGGCACGAAAGGATTTATAG
- a CDS encoding DUF2304 domain-containing protein, with product MIGIQLLCIIFACLALFFTYIAYKRRDFSGKEMILWMMIWVVFLGIAILPETVSPYIQKMGFSRLMDFVVVIAFVVLFALLIHNYLVVKFLQKRIEKLVREEALKNLKQ from the coding sequence ATGATTGGAATTCAATTGTTATGCATCATCTTTGCCTGTTTAGCCCTGTTTTTTACTTATATTGCCTATAAAAGAAGGGATTTTAGTGGGAAAGAAATGATTTTATGGATGATGATTTGGGTGGTCTTTTTAGGAATTGCCATCCTCCCCGAAACCGTGAGCCCTTACATCCAAAAAATGGGTTTTTCTCGGCTCATGGATTTTGTGGTCGTTATTGCTTTCGTGGTTTTATTCGCACTCTTAATTCACAATTATTTGGTGGTGAAATTTTTACAAAAACGTATTGAAAAACTAGTAAGAGAAGAAGCGCTTAAAAACCTAAAACAATAA
- a CDS encoding glycosyltransferase family 2 protein produces MKTALILPIYNESKYIGNVIQEAKSYVDVVIAVDDGSQDASYEISKKAGALALHHTINLGKSAALKTGVTAALKLGIEIIIFMDSDGQHLPKDLPRFIEPIEKEGYDMIIGARKGGQKMPFLRKWGNKMLEWAAFFLFKCAFNDIQSGYRAFRANVYPQLDWKAESYYADAEMTIRAVKYHLKCKQIFIDTIYYDDFKGMTVVDGLNLLFQIFIWRFILGLEFNCYASSLPV; encoded by the coding sequence ATGAAAACCGCTTTAATTTTACCCATTTATAATGAATCCAAATACATTGGAAACGTTATTCAAGAAGCTAAGTCTTATGTGGATGTGGTGATCGCCGTAGATGATGGTTCTCAGGACGCGAGTTATGAAATTTCAAAAAAAGCAGGAGCTTTAGCGCTTCATCATACAATTAATTTAGGAAAATCCGCGGCTCTTAAAACGGGGGTGACCGCCGCTTTAAAATTGGGGATTGAAATTATTATTTTCATGGACAGTGACGGGCAACATCTCCCCAAGGATTTACCGCGGTTTATCGAACCCATTGAAAAAGAAGGTTATGACATGATCATTGGGGCAAGAAAAGGAGGCCAAAAAATGCCCTTTCTTCGAAAATGGGGGAATAAAATGTTGGAATGGGCCGCCTTTTTTCTTTTTAAATGCGCTTTCAATGACATCCAATCTGGATATCGTGCTTTTCGGGCCAATGTTTATCCTCAATTGGATTGGAAAGCCGAAAGTTATTACGCGGATGCTGAAATGACTATACGCGCCGTTAAATATCATTTAAAATGCAAACAAATTTTTATCGACACGATTTATTATGATGATTTTAAGGGGATGACCGTGGTCGATGGATTAAATCTTTTATTTCAGATTTTTATTTGGCGATTCATTTTATGATTGGAATTCAATTGTTATGCATCATCTTTGCCTGTTTAG
- a CDS encoding DUF1893 domain-containing protein, with product MDIQYDLGGDYKNDDKTYKKCTEMIVQDGVPYSLILKKSSRILYRSTQTGLRPLVECIEKNKGKKGCTLYDKIIGLAAAKLIVYSGIIKTVFTPIASVPALQFLEKNKIKIQPLATVPSILNLPKTDLCPFEKKAQTIHDPIEFYETIKKIFLFAGKTSSCSVALYIIFSYDILNILIGKKIMPILWPIIHG from the coding sequence ATGGATATCCAATATGATCTGGGGGGTGACTACAAAAATGATGATAAAACCTATAAAAAATGCACTGAAATGATCGTTCAAGATGGAGTCCCTTATTCTCTGATTCTCAAAAAATCCTCTCGAATTCTTTATCGATCCACTCAAACCGGATTGAGGCCTCTTGTGGAATGCATTGAAAAAAATAAAGGGAAAAAAGGATGCACCTTGTATGATAAAATCATTGGGCTGGCTGCGGCCAAATTGATCGTTTATTCTGGGATTATAAAAACCGTTTTTACTCCTATTGCTTCTGTGCCAGCTCTTCAATTTTTGGAAAAAAATAAAATTAAGATACAACCGTTAGCAACCGTTCCGTCTATTCTGAACCTCCCCAAAACCGATCTTTGCCCTTTTGAAAAAAAGGCTCAAACCATTCATGATCCCATTGAATTTTATGAAACAATAAAAAAGATATTTTTATTCGCCTGAAAAACATCTTCATGCTCCGTAGCACTTTATATTATTTTCTCTTACGACATCTTAAATATCCTCATTGGGAAAAAGATTATGCCGATATTGTGGCCGATTATTCACGGCTAA
- the ahcY gene encoding adenosylhomocysteinase, which translates to MSDYKVADLTLADLGRKEIILAEKEMPGLMALRARYGKKKPLKGARIAGCIHMTIQTAVLIETLIELGAEVRWSSCNIYSTQDQAAAAIAKKGIPVFAWKGETEKEYEWCIEQTIFFDKNKKVGPNMILDDGGDLTVIMHQKYPKLLKEVRGITEETTTGVHRLYQMAKKGDLKVPAINVNDSVTKSKFDNLYGCRESLMDGIKRATGVMVAGKTVVVAGYGDVGKGSAQSLRGMGARVLITEVDPIIALQAAMEGYEVMPMAQAAREGHLFVTTTGCIDVIRPEHLKVMRDQAIVCNIGHFDCEIDVSWLNKEVAAKRMKQINIKPQVDKYIFPDKKEIILLAQGRLVNLGCANGHPSFVMSNSFTNQVLAQMELYEHSKKYPVGVYFLPKKLDEEVARLHLEKIGVKLETLTQKQADYLGISIDGPYKPDHYRY; encoded by the coding sequence ATGTCTGACTACAAAGTTGCCGATCTCACCCTCGCCGATCTTGGCCGAAAAGAAATCATTCTTGCGGAAAAAGAGATGCCCGGGCTTATGGCGTTGCGCGCTCGTTATGGCAAGAAAAAGCCATTGAAAGGCGCCCGCATTGCCGGGTGTATTCACATGACCATTCAAACCGCGGTTTTGATCGAGACTTTGATTGAATTGGGGGCCGAAGTCCGATGGTCGAGTTGCAATATTTATTCCACACAAGATCAAGCCGCGGCCGCGATTGCCAAAAAAGGCATCCCGGTTTTTGCTTGGAAAGGCGAGACGGAAAAAGAATACGAATGGTGCATTGAGCAAACGATCTTTTTTGATAAAAACAAGAAAGTCGGGCCCAACATGATTCTCGATGACGGAGGCGATTTAACCGTGATCATGCATCAAAAATACCCCAAATTGCTCAAAGAAGTTCGCGGGATCACCGAGGAAACCACCACTGGAGTTCACCGTTTGTATCAGATGGCGAAAAAAGGAGATTTAAAGGTTCCTGCCATCAATGTGAACGATTCGGTGACCAAGAGTAAATTCGACAATTTATACGGCTGTCGCGAATCGCTTATGGATGGGATCAAACGTGCCACCGGAGTGATGGTGGCCGGGAAAACCGTCGTGGTTGCAGGCTATGGCGACGTGGGAAAAGGATCTGCACAATCTCTGCGTGGCATGGGCGCCCGCGTGCTCATCACAGAAGTAGACCCCATTATTGCATTGCAAGCCGCCATGGAAGGGTACGAAGTCATGCCCATGGCTCAAGCGGCTCGAGAAGGACACCTTTTTGTGACCACCACGGGGTGCATTGATGTGATCCGCCCCGAACACCTCAAAGTCATGCGCGATCAGGCCATTGTGTGCAACATCGGGCATTTTGACTGTGAAATTGATGTGTCGTGGCTCAACAAAGAAGTCGCGGCCAAACGCATGAAACAAATCAATATCAAGCCTCAAGTCGATAAATACATTTTTCCGGACAAAAAAGAAATCATCCTTCTCGCTCAAGGTCGTTTGGTGAATTTGGGATGCGCAAACGGACATCCTTCCTTTGTGATGAGTAACTCCTTCACCAATCAAGTTTTGGCGCAAATGGAACTTTACGAACATTCGAAAAAATACCCGGTCGGCGTTTATTTCCTTCCTAAAAAACTCGACGAAGAAGTCGCGCGATTGCACCTTGAGAAAATCGGCGTCAAACTCGAGACGTTGACTCAAAAACAGGCCGATTATTTGGGCATTTCCATCGATGGGCCGTATAAACCGGACCATTACCGTTATTAA